CGTACCGCAGCATCTGCCGGTGCCCGAGGCCCATCCGCTCGAGCCGATTTCCTCCTATGGCATCGTCAAGGTCGCGATCGAGCAGTTCATCCGCATGGAAGCGCGGCTGCACGAGCTGCAGGCCGTGATCCTGCGGCCCTCGAAGCCCTATGGGCCGCGTCAGGGCCATGGCGGGGTGCAGGGCGTGATCGGTACCTTCATGGGGCGGCTTGCCCGCGGCGAGCCGATGCAGCTCTGGGGCGATGGCAGCATCGTGCGCGACTTCATCCATGTCCGCGACCTGGCCCGGCTTTGCGTCGCCGCGGCCGAGACCGGCGCAAGCGGCACCTTCAATGCGGGCGCGGGCGAAGGCCGCTCGATCCGCGAGATCCTCGATCTGATCGGCGAGGTCTCGACGCTCGAGGTCACGCCCGAGATCCGGCCCGGCCGCAACATCGACATCCCCCGCGTGGTGCTCGACATCGCGGCGGCGCGGCAGGCCATCGGCTGGCAGCCCGAGATCGCGCTTTGCGAGGGGCTGGCTGAAACCTGGGCCTGGACCTGCGCCGAACTCGCGCCGACGCCGCTGCCGGACTGGCTGCGCGCCCCTTTCCAGGCGACCGAGGCCGCGCTGGCCCGACACCGCCCACCCTGCCCCACATCATCGGGAAAAGCGTCATGAGCCCCGCCCGACCTGACGGTCTATTGCGCCGCCAGCGCCTTCGCCTCGCGGCCCGCGCGCTATCGCGGGGCCCGGCTGTGCTATCTGCCGCTGCGGGCCAATGGCGCGCAAAGCATGCTTTACGACGCCGTCTCGCTTGTCGACGCGGTGCTCTGCGGCCATGACCGGCTGCTGCTCCTGGGCGTGTCGGGGGCGCTGGCGCTGCCACTGGTGCGCTGCTTCGGCCGGGCCCGGATCGTGACCAATATCGACGGCATCGAATGGCAGCGCGCGAAATGGGGGCGGCTGGCGCGGGCCGTGCTGCGCGCCTCGGAATGGGCGGCGGTGCGGTTCTCGGACGAGGTGATCGCCGACAATGCCGCCATCGCCCGCCATGTCGCCACACGCTACGGCCTGGCCTGTCACACCATTCCCTATGGCGGCGATCATGCCCGCGCCACGGCCCCCGGCCCGGTCGGAGCCAAGGCCCTGCCCCAGAGCTATGCGCTGGCGCTCTGCCGGATCGAGCCCGAAAACAACGTCGCCCTGGTGCTGGAGGCCTGGTCGCGGCTGAGCGCGCCGCTGGTCTTCGTCGGCAACTGGGATGCCAGCGCTTATGGCCGGGAGCTGAAGGCCCGCTACGGCGCCCATCCCTAGATCCGGTCTACGACCCCGCGCGGCTGCGCGCGATCCGCGACCGTACCGCGCTATAAGCGCATGGACATTCCGCCGGAGACACCAATCCGGCACCCGTCGAGATGATGCAATTCGGCGTGCCGGTGCTGGCCCATGGCTGCATCTTCAATCGCGAGACAACCGAGAATGCGGCGCTTTACTTCGACACGCCCGACGATCTGATCCGGGCGGGGAACACCCTCGCCC
The genomic region above belongs to Rhodovulum sulfidophilum DSM 1374 and contains:
- a CDS encoding NAD-dependent epimerase/dehydratase family protein, whose protein sequence is MSSGGTVYGVPQHLPVPEAHPLEPISSYGIVKVAIEQFIRMEARLHELQAVILRPSKPYGPRQGHGGVQGVIGTFMGRLARGEPMQLWGDGSIVRDFIHVRDLARLCVAAAETGASGTFNAGAGEGRSIREILDLIGEVSTLEVTPEIRPGRNIDIPRVVLDIAAARQAIGWQPEIALCEGLAETWAWTCAELAPTPLPDWLRAPFQATEAALARHRPPCPTSSGKAS
- a CDS encoding DUF1972 domain-containing protein, producing the protein MLYDAVSLVDAVLCGHDRLLLLGVSGALALPLVRCFGRARIVTNIDGIEWQRAKWGRLARAVLRASEWAAVRFSDEVIADNAAIARHVATRYGLACHTIPYGGDHARATAPGPVGAKALPQSYALALCRIEPENNVALVLEAWSRLSAPLVFVGNWDASAYGRELKARYGAHP